In Labrus bergylta chromosome 1, fLabBer1.1, whole genome shotgun sequence, one genomic interval encodes:
- the cxcl12b gene encoding chemokine (C-X-C motif) ligand 12b (stromal cell-derived factor 1), whose product MDVKLLALTALLAVATHVPTSDAKPISLVERCWCRSTLNTVPQRSIRELKFLHTPNCPFQVIAKLKNNREVCINPETKWLQQYLKNAINKVKKSRRRNNKKN is encoded by the exons ATGGATGTCAAACTGCTGGCCCTGACTGCTCTGCTGGCCGTGGCCACACATGTACCAACTTCTGACG cgaAGCCCATCAGCCTGGTGGAACGCTGCTGGTGTCGCTCCACCCTCAACACGGTCCCTCAGCGCTCCATCAGAGAGCTCAAGTTCCTCCACACGCCCAACTGCCCCTTCCAAGTCAT CGCCAAACTGAAGAACAACCGAGAAGTCTGCATCAACCCGGAGACCAAGTGGCTGCAGCAGTACTTAAAGAACGCCATCAACAA GGTGAAGAAATCCAGACGACGCAACAACAAGAAGAACTGA